Proteins found in one Labrenzia sp. VG12 genomic segment:
- a CDS encoding aminotransferase class IV — translation MRKLPELSTRYQDPHRYPQGIAYQDGQYLPVAEAKVSVLDYGFLHSDATYDVAHVWEGAFFRLDDHLDRFFRGMAELHMSISLSKTEIADILHTCVALSGLKNAYVEFICTRGTSPSFSRDPRDAENRFLAFVIPFGSVANPDQLERGLHLAVTDILRIPPGSVDPTVKNYHWLDMVKGLYQAYERSAETAVLQDGAGHIAEGPGFNVFAIKDGAVTTPPTGVLLGITRQTVFDICARLSLPCEAAPVPADALRAADEVFITSTAGGVMPVGRIDGKPVGTGGVGPLTARIKETYWQMHGEEGYRHEVDYGE, via the coding sequence ATGCGCAAATTGCCCGAATTATCGACCCGTTATCAGGATCCGCACCGCTATCCGCAGGGAATTGCCTACCAGGACGGTCAATATTTGCCGGTCGCGGAGGCGAAGGTGTCGGTGCTCGACTATGGCTTTCTCCATTCCGACGCGACCTATGACGTTGCCCATGTCTGGGAGGGGGCCTTTTTCCGGCTGGACGATCATCTGGATCGGTTCTTTCGCGGCATGGCCGAGTTGCATATGTCGATCTCCCTGAGCAAGACCGAGATCGCGGACATTCTGCACACCTGCGTCGCGCTGTCGGGTCTGAAAAATGCCTATGTGGAATTCATCTGCACACGGGGGACCTCTCCCTCGTTCAGCCGGGACCCGCGCGATGCGGAAAACAGGTTTCTCGCCTTCGTGATCCCCTTCGGCTCCGTCGCCAATCCGGACCAGCTGGAACGCGGGCTGCACCTCGCCGTCACCGATATCCTGCGCATCCCTCCCGGTTCGGTGGACCCGACGGTGAAAAACTATCACTGGCTGGACATGGTCAAGGGCCTTTACCAGGCCTATGAACGCAGTGCCGAGACGGCCGTTCTCCAGGATGGTGCCGGGCACATTGCGGAGGGCCCGGGCTTCAACGTTTTCGCCATCAAGGACGGCGCCGTCACCACGCCGCCCACCGGCGTCCTGCTCGGCATTACCCGGCAGACGGTTTTCGACATTTGCGCCCGCCTGTCACTGCCCTGCGAGGCCGCCCCGGTGCCAGCCGACGCCCTGAGAGCCGCGGACGAAGTCTTCATCACCTCCACAGCCGGCGGCGTGATGCCGGTCGGCCGGATCGACGGCAAGCCGGTCGGCACCGGCGGTGTCGGACCACTGACTGCACGGATCAAGGAAACTTACTGGC
- a CDS encoding Lrp/AsnC family transcriptional regulator — translation MPISLDDVDKRLLTLLQKNNRLTADELGDKVGTSRSSVQRRVKRFREEGIIEADISVLSPKAVGRSMTFIVEVELERERTDLLDDFRRSMLALEDVQQCYYVTGHTDFILVVTAVDMTAYEEFSRRVFTENANIRRFHSNVVVSRVKTGLDVPLD, via the coding sequence ATGCCAATCAGTCTTGATGATGTCGACAAGCGGCTCTTGACCCTGTTGCAGAAGAACAACCGGCTGACGGCCGATGAACTCGGCGACAAGGTCGGCACGTCGCGATCCTCCGTGCAGCGCCGTGTGAAGCGTTTCCGGGAGGAAGGCATCATCGAGGCCGATATCTCGGTACTGTCGCCCAAGGCGGTCGGGCGTTCCATGACCTTCATTGTGGAGGTCGAGCTTGAGCGCGAGCGAACGGATCTCCTCGACGACTTCCGCCGCTCCATGCTGGCTCTGGAAGATGTCCAGCAATGCTATTACGTCACCGGCCATACGGATTTCATTCTGGTGGTGACCGCGGTCGACATGACAGCCTATGAGGAGTTCAGCCGACGCGTTTTCACTGAAAACGCCAACATCCGGCGCTTTCATTCCAACGTGGTCGTCAGCCGCGTCAAGACAGGGCTGGATGTGCCGCTCGACTGA
- a CDS encoding carbonic anhydrase, which yields MCQSDKMPTLSRRGLMVGGLVSAVGVAAAPALAETAASQSAPAPASPEEALQRLIEGNARYVANTPINTDHSVGRAARAEGQQPFAAVVACSDSRVAPEILFDQGLGDLFVVRVAGNFINEDGLASLEFGAAVLGVKVIVVLGHSGCGAVDATIKSVENRELPPGHLPSLLEAIRPAVYDVLPEKPADILEAAIAQNARLNAGKATASGPILAEMHDQNSLRSVAAVYDIGTGKVEFL from the coding sequence ATGTGCCAGTCTGACAAAATGCCGACACTCAGCCGGCGAGGATTGATGGTCGGTGGTCTGGTGAGTGCCGTGGGCGTTGCCGCTGCACCCGCCTTGGCAGAGACAGCCGCGTCTCAATCGGCACCGGCACCGGCATCGCCTGAAGAAGCGCTGCAGCGTCTGATCGAAGGCAACGCGCGTTATGTTGCGAATACCCCGATCAACACGGACCATTCGGTTGGCAGAGCCGCACGCGCCGAAGGCCAGCAACCTTTTGCAGCTGTTGTCGCCTGCTCCGATTCCCGGGTCGCGCCGGAAATCCTGTTCGATCAGGGGCTGGGAGATCTCTTCGTGGTGCGCGTCGCCGGGAACTTCATCAATGAAGACGGTCTGGCAAGCCTGGAATTCGGCGCAGCCGTTCTGGGGGTCAAGGTCATTGTGGTGCTGGGACATTCCGGCTGTGGGGCCGTTGATGCAACCATCAAGTCCGTTGAAAACAGGGAACTCCCGCCCGGTCATCTGCCCAGCCTCTTGGAAGCCATACGCCCGGCCGTTTATGATGTCTTGCCGGAGAAACCGGCCGACATTCTTGAAGCGGCGATTGCACAAAATGCACGCCTGAATGCGGGCAAGGCAACAGCATCAGGCCCGATCCTGGCCGAAATGCACGACCAGAACAGCCTTCGTTCCGTGGCTGCGGTCTATGATATCGGAACTGGGAAGGTCGAATTCCTCTAG
- a CDS encoding MFS transporter: MLSVLKHRDYRHLFFAQVIALFGTGLMTVGLALLAFELAGDNAGVVLGTALAIKMVIYVFVSPLAIGFAAHLPRRALLVALDLVRAATALALPFVDAIWQIYLLIAVLQSASATFTPTFQATIPDILPDEDEYTNALSLSRMAYDLENLLSPMIAAVLVGLLGFHWLFGGTVAGFLFSALLVVSVTLPVARMSQSEPPLQRTLKGLQIYLKTPRLKGLLALNLAVAASGSMVIVNGVVLVKAWLGLTDTDLALSMAAYGGGSMVMALLLPRVLSTVPDRTVMLAGAAALPVLLFGFALLLTVLPAALVWPSLLIVWALMGAGMSAVLVPSGRLLKNSAHAEDRPLIFAAQFALSHGCWLIAYPLAGWLGSVAAPGWTMTVLAVLAVTGVLAARHLWPEGDRSVLAHEHPDLPPDHPHLAGGHGKRHAHAFVIDSLHSSWPDRQP, encoded by the coding sequence TTGCTTTCCGTCCTCAAACACAGAGACTATCGACACCTTTTCTTCGCCCAGGTGATCGCGCTCTTCGGCACTGGCCTGATGACGGTCGGGCTGGCTTTGCTCGCCTTCGAGCTTGCCGGTGACAATGCCGGTGTCGTTCTTGGCACGGCGCTGGCGATCAAGATGGTGATCTATGTTTTCGTCAGCCCGCTTGCCATTGGGTTTGCCGCGCATCTGCCGCGCAGGGCTTTGCTGGTTGCCCTGGACCTGGTACGTGCGGCCACCGCGCTGGCGTTGCCCTTTGTCGATGCGATCTGGCAGATCTACCTGTTGATCGCAGTCCTTCAATCAGCCTCGGCGACCTTCACCCCGACCTTCCAGGCAACCATTCCGGACATCCTCCCGGACGAGGATGAATATACGAATGCTCTGTCGCTCTCACGCATGGCCTATGATCTGGAAAACCTTCTGAGCCCGATGATTGCCGCGGTTCTTGTTGGACTTCTGGGCTTTCACTGGCTCTTCGGCGGGACTGTCGCAGGTTTCCTGTTTTCTGCCCTGCTGGTCGTCAGCGTAACCCTTCCCGTGGCCCGGATGTCGCAGAGCGAGCCGCCATTACAGCGGACCCTGAAGGGGTTGCAGATCTATCTGAAAACACCGCGGCTGAAAGGGCTGCTGGCCTTGAACCTGGCGGTCGCGGCCTCCGGTTCGATGGTGATCGTCAACGGCGTTGTCCTGGTGAAGGCATGGCTTGGTCTGACGGATACAGACCTTGCTCTTTCCATGGCGGCCTATGGTGGCGGCTCCATGGTGATGGCCTTGTTGCTGCCCCGTGTTCTCAGCACAGTACCGGACCGGACCGTGATGCTCGCAGGCGCTGCCGCGCTTCCGGTCCTGCTGTTCGGCTTCGCACTCCTGTTGACCGTTTTGCCGGCTGCCCTTGTCTGGCCGTCTCTTCTGATCGTTTGGGCGCTGATGGGGGCAGGCATGTCCGCCGTTCTGGTTCCCTCAGGGCGGCTCTTGAAGAATTCCGCGCATGCCGAAGACCGGCCGCTAATCTTTGCGGCGCAATTTGCACTGTCGCACGGGTGCTGGCTGATCGCGTATCCCCTTGCCGGCTGGCTTGGCAGTGTCGCCGCGCCGGGATGGACCATGACCGTCCTGGCGGTTCTTGCCGTGACCGGTGTGCTGGCCGCACGACATCTATGGCCGGAAGGAGACAGATCCGTCCTTGCCCATGAACATCCGGATCTGCCGCCGGATCACCCGCATCTTGCCGGAGGTCATGGCAAGCGGCACGCACATGCCTTTGTCATCGACAGCCTGCATTCCTCCTGGCCGGACCGGCAACCTTGA
- a CDS encoding thiamine pyrophosphate-binding protein — protein sequence MSDKSYTYQSIAQAVQDQGIDTMFGLMGDANLFMVDHYVRACGATFVPVSYEGSAVLMALAYSHVSGKMGVATVTHGPALTNCVTALTEGARGHIPMVLLAGDTPVMNPQNLQNIDQRELVKVTGAGFEQVRSPATAAHDVAHAFYRARVEKRPIVLNMPADFMWEEVGHEKTVFKAFGAPAYVPEGDDLDAAIGMVASAKRPVILAGGGAIDARDKLIKLADRLEAPLATTLKAKGLFNGHAYNMDIFGTLSTPAAYEVIDKADCIVCFGASLHHFTTDKGALMKGKRVVQVNDTVAEVSKNYHADAALVADAGLTADNFLYWLDEAEIPPSGFTGELDMAALTAHPPAKAKDTSDGYVNFVHALERLEEVLPKDRILTTDGGRFMTEVWCRISAPDPRSFIVTANFGSIGLGLQEAIGAGFAAPDRPVVLFTGDGGFMMGGINEFNTAVRMKQDLIVIVANDSAYGAEHIQFLDRSMDPGLSMFDWPSFADVATALGGKGVAVTSAEELEQAITAIETRDAPLLIELRLDPNDVPRMRI from the coding sequence ATGTCCGACAAGAGCTATACCTATCAGTCCATCGCCCAGGCGGTCCAGGATCAGGGCATCGACACCATGTTCGGGCTGATGGGCGACGCCAACCTGTTCATGGTCGATCATTATGTGCGCGCGTGCGGCGCGACCTTCGTGCCAGTCTCCTATGAAGGCAGCGCGGTGTTGATGGCGCTGGCCTACTCGCATGTCTCGGGCAAGATGGGCGTCGCCACGGTGACCCATGGCCCAGCCCTGACCAACTGCGTCACGGCGCTGACCGAGGGCGCCCGAGGGCACATTCCCATGGTCCTGCTGGCCGGTGATACGCCGGTAATGAACCCGCAGAACCTCCAGAACATCGACCAGCGCGAGTTGGTCAAGGTGACCGGTGCGGGCTTTGAACAAGTGCGGTCTCCGGCAACCGCCGCCCATGACGTGGCGCATGCCTTCTATCGGGCCCGGGTCGAAAAGCGGCCGATCGTGCTCAACATGCCGGCCGATTTCATGTGGGAGGAAGTCGGCCACGAAAAGACGGTGTTCAAGGCCTTCGGTGCCCCGGCCTATGTGCCGGAGGGCGACGATCTTGACGCTGCCATCGGCATGGTCGCGTCCGCAAAGCGCCCGGTGATCCTGGCCGGTGGCGGGGCGATCGATGCCCGGGACAAGCTGATCAAGCTGGCCGACCGGCTGGAAGCCCCCCTGGCAACGACCCTGAAGGCCAAGGGCCTCTTCAACGGCCACGCCTACAACATGGACATTTTCGGCACGTTGAGCACCCCGGCCGCCTATGAGGTGATCGACAAGGCGGACTGCATCGTCTGCTTTGGCGCCAGCCTGCATCATTTCACCACCGACAAGGGAGCCCTGATGAAGGGCAAGCGCGTCGTGCAGGTGAATGACACCGTGGCCGAGGTCAGCAAGAATTATCATGCCGATGCGGCCCTGGTCGCCGATGCCGGGCTGACGGCGGACAACTTCCTCTATTGGCTGGACGAGGCGGAAATTCCGCCGAGCGGTTTCACCGGGGAACTCGACATGGCGGCCCTCACCGCGCACCCGCCGGCGAAGGCCAAGGATACCAGTGACGGTTATGTCAATTTCGTGCATGCGCTTGAACGGCTGGAAGAGGTGTTGCCGAAGGACCGGATCCTGACGACCGATGGCGGTCGCTTCATGACAGAGGTCTGGTGCCGCATTTCCGCTCCCGATCCGCGCAGCTTTATCGTCACCGCCAATTTCGGCTCGATCGGCCTGGGTCTTCAGGAAGCCATTGGCGCCGGCTTTGCTGCACCGGACCGACCGGTGGTGCTGTTCACCGGTGACGGCGGTTTCATGATGGGCGGCATCAACGAATTCAACACTGCTGTCCGCATGAAACAGGATCTGATCGTCATCGTCGCCAATGACAGCGCCTATGGCGCGGAACATATCCAGTTCCTCGACCGCTCGATGGATCCGGGCCTGTCCATGTTCGACTGGCCCTCCTTCGCCGATGTCGCGACCGCACTCGGTGGCAAGGGCGTCGCCGTCACGTCCGCCGAGGAACTGGAACAGGCGATCACGGCCATCGAGACCCGCGACGCACCGCTCTTGATCGAGCTGCGCCTCGATCCGAACGACGTGCCGCGCATGCGGATCTGA
- a CDS encoding YafY family protein, protein MKSSRLLSILMLLQVRGRMTAEALAAEFEASVRTIHRDIDQLSYAGVPVYAERGRLGGFRLLDGYQTRLTGLNEDEAGALLLSGLGTALDDLGLLPAATRSEQKILAALPEETREKAALVSDRFLLDPQSWYRSREATPFLGQVATAVWTGRKLALRYSAWKGEVERLVSPLAIVLKAGTWYLVAEAETIRVYRIANIQHLDLLEDGFNRPEDFNLRSFWDNWREDFETRLNSQQVTLKVTPEGLRRLGEAGLHPAVSPAFEGPTATVSLAMEDSPFAVRMLLSLGSEAEIVAPDGLREAVLAELQKMLGQYA, encoded by the coding sequence ATGAAATCGTCCCGACTTCTTTCCATCCTGATGCTTCTGCAGGTACGCGGCCGGATGACCGCCGAGGCGCTGGCGGCGGAATTCGAGGCATCGGTACGCACCATTCACCGGGATATCGACCAGCTGAGTTATGCCGGCGTCCCCGTCTACGCGGAGCGCGGCCGCCTGGGCGGGTTTCGGCTGCTTGACGGGTATCAGACCAGGCTGACAGGCCTCAACGAGGACGAAGCCGGTGCCCTGCTTCTGTCCGGCCTGGGGACTGCGCTTGATGATCTCGGACTGCTTCCTGCCGCAACCCGCTCGGAACAGAAGATCCTGGCAGCGCTCCCCGAGGAAACCCGCGAAAAGGCAGCCCTCGTCTCGGACCGGTTTCTGCTCGATCCGCAAAGCTGGTACCGGAGCAGAGAAGCGACGCCATTTCTGGGTCAGGTTGCAACAGCAGTCTGGACCGGGCGAAAACTGGCCCTCCGTTATTCTGCCTGGAAGGGAGAGGTTGAGCGGTTGGTCTCGCCGTTGGCGATCGTGTTGAAAGCCGGCACCTGGTACCTGGTTGCCGAGGCTGAAACGATACGTGTCTACCGTATCGCCAATATCCAGCATCTCGACTTGCTGGAAGACGGGTTCAACCGTCCGGAAGATTTTAATCTCAGATCCTTCTGGGACAATTGGCGAGAGGACTTCGAAACCCGTTTGAATTCGCAACAGGTCACCTTGAAGGTCACTCCGGAGGGCCTGCGGCGCCTCGGCGAAGCCGGATTGCACCCGGCAGTCTCTCCGGCCTTTGAAGGGCCGACGGCCACCGTCTCCCTGGCGATGGAGGACAGCCCCTTTGCCGTCAGGATGCTGCTGTCGCTTGGCAGCGAGGCAGAAATCGTTGCACCGGACGGTCTCAGGGAGGCGGTCCTGGCAGAGCTGCAGAAGATGCTCGGCCAGTATGCCTGA
- a CDS encoding DUF1579 domain-containing protein: MQHSTASAGLIAPQADFDFMFGRWSVLHRRLKSRLVDCQEWERFEGVSETRPILGGAGNLEDNHIHLPGGAYRAVALRSFDETSGLWSIWWLDGRAPHQLDTPVTGRFEDETGNFFADDFLEGRPIKVRFLWIRGAEPRWEQAFSADGGESWETNWTMTFSRLAG; this comes from the coding sequence ATGCAGCACTCAACTGCTTCAGCCGGGCTCATCGCGCCGCAGGCGGACTTCGACTTCATGTTCGGGCGCTGGTCCGTGCTTCACCGGCGGCTCAAGAGCCGCCTCGTCGACTGTCAGGAATGGGAGCGGTTCGAAGGTGTGTCGGAAACCCGTCCGATCCTTGGCGGTGCCGGAAATCTCGAGGACAATCACATTCACTTGCCGGGCGGCGCCTACAGAGCCGTCGCCCTGCGCAGCTTTGATGAAACAAGTGGCCTGTGGTCCATCTGGTGGCTGGACGGTCGGGCGCCCCATCAGCTGGACACGCCTGTCACGGGCAGGTTTGAGGACGAGACCGGCAACTTTTTTGCCGACGATTTCCTGGAAGGGCGTCCGATCAAGGTCCGCTTCCTCTGGATCCGGGGGGCGGAACCGCGTTGGGAACAGGCGTTTTCCGCGGATGGCGGGGAAAGTTGGGAAACCAACTGGACGATGACCTTTTCCCGCCTCGCCGGATAG
- a CDS encoding LysR family transcriptional regulator, whose protein sequence is MDLKLLTTFLAVADTGSFHRAAERLYITQAAVSSRIRALEDELDAELFLRGVGGTRLSEAGAHLRPLAEQMLANWQQISGSIGRRFSNRLALRIGCQLSIWDDLLVELAIWTEQTLGKLPLTLNFDHEHNAIDLVRRQTLDLTITHERAHGTKLETLPLPPDHMVLVADRPCAIQDPVLPLFLNFQLGPHYDAATSDLLKNRSGHFFLSNATMGLAYLKRRGGMAYCPRRLVADDLKEKQLHEVAGAEAFDLDRFAVYDPAGPSAALVEQVLPGLAERAQAKAFT, encoded by the coding sequence ATGGACTTGAAGCTTCTGACCACCTTCCTGGCCGTCGCCGACACTGGCAGTTTTCACCGGGCTGCCGAGCGGCTGTACATCACGCAGGCAGCCGTCTCGAGCCGCATTCGTGCACTTGAGGACGAACTTGACGCAGAGCTGTTCCTGCGCGGTGTTGGCGGCACGCGGCTCAGCGAGGCGGGCGCGCATTTGCGACCGCTCGCCGAACAGATGCTCGCCAACTGGCAGCAGATCTCGGGCAGCATCGGCCGCCGGTTTTCCAATCGGCTGGCGCTGCGGATCGGATGTCAGCTGTCGATCTGGGACGACCTCCTGGTCGAACTGGCCATCTGGACCGAACAGACCCTCGGCAAATTGCCGCTGACACTGAATTTCGATCACGAACACAATGCCATAGACCTGGTTCGCCGGCAGACACTCGACCTCACCATCACCCATGAAAGGGCCCACGGTACAAAGCTTGAGACCTTGCCGCTGCCACCAGACCATATGGTGCTGGTGGCCGACCGGCCCTGCGCAATCCAGGACCCGGTCCTGCCACTGTTTCTCAATTTCCAGCTCGGGCCTCACTATGACGCGGCGACGTCCGATCTCCTTAAGAACCGGTCCGGGCATTTTTTCCTCAGCAATGCAACGATGGGTCTCGCCTATCTGAAGCGCCGCGGCGGCATGGCCTATTGCCCGCGGCGCCTTGTTGCCGATGACCTGAAGGAGAAACAGCTGCACGAAGTCGCGGGCGCCGAAGCCTTCGACCTTGACCGGTTCGCCGTTTACGATCCGGCCGGACCGTCAGCAGCGCTGGTCGAGCAGGTCCTGCCCGGGCTTGCTGAACGTGCCCAGGCCAAGGCCTTCACCTGA
- a CDS encoding HD domain-containing protein: MLDRTRKPTWTRMEEASKEDFLAVMDYEEAFNAGLVDRIIVMLKSLDEDWTPYPINRYEHSLQSATRAYEDGAEEEIVVAALIHDIGDILSPYNHGELAAAMVRPYVSEKTRWIIEHHCVFQGYYYNHHLGGDRNAREKYKDSPYYEDCKYFCHTYDQAAFDPDYESKPLEFFVPMLRRVFSNKKGHLELNERADDGDLKDVNA; this comes from the coding sequence ATGCTCGACAGAACCCGCAAGCCCACCTGGACCCGGATGGAAGAGGCCAGCAAGGAAGATTTTCTGGCGGTGATGGACTACGAAGAAGCGTTCAACGCCGGCCTCGTGGACCGCATCATTGTCATGCTCAAGTCGCTCGACGAGGACTGGACGCCTTATCCGATCAATCGCTATGAGCATTCGTTGCAGTCCGCCACCCGTGCCTATGAGGACGGTGCTGAGGAGGAGATCGTCGTTGCCGCGCTGATCCATGACATCGGTGATATTCTCTCACCCTATAACCACGGCGAACTGGCAGCGGCCATGGTCCGGCCCTACGTGAGTGAAAAGACCCGCTGGATCATCGAACATCACTGCGTTTTTCAAGGCTATTATTACAACCACCATCTGGGCGGCGACCGCAACGCGCGTGAGAAATACAAGGACAGTCCCTATTACGAAGACTGCAAGTATTTCTGCCACACCTATGACCAGGCAGCCTTTGATCCGGACTACGAAAGCAAGCCTCTTGAATTCTTCGTGCCCATGCTGCGCCGGGTCTTTTCCAACAAGAAAGGCCACCTGGAGCTGAATGAGCGCGCAGACGACGGAGACCTGAAAGACGTCAACGCGTGA
- a CDS encoding NUDIX domain-containing protein: protein MILCAGSGAKTWDGEEAERPLRTKGKRQAQKIGAWLGQNRMRPDCILTDHSARAKATAAKALKAAGWTARGLTASAALSSGGLPGLEGAERPLLVARPETLTLLLQQLALEVDTGPGTLCCLELRGTHAGLRDVTRPKDLPDLFPFPAPDGPELRPRPAYYYRQSAVIPFRRTPAGTQILIVGSSSGRHWTVSKGIVEPGLSAAASARIEAREEAGVEGTIGRSPLGSFTYEKWGATCDVTVYPMAVRKVLTGSGWEENHRTRQWVSGPESINLLKQPAFALLAAKI, encoded by the coding sequence ATGATCCTCTGCGCCGGATCCGGTGCGAAGACCTGGGATGGCGAGGAAGCTGAACGACCGCTGCGCACAAAAGGCAAGCGGCAGGCCCAGAAGATCGGCGCCTGGCTTGGCCAGAATCGCATGCGGCCGGATTGTATCCTCACCGACCATTCCGCCCGTGCCAAAGCAACAGCGGCAAAGGCCCTCAAGGCCGCCGGCTGGACGGCGCGTGGCCTGACAGCGTCTGCGGCGCTTTCGTCAGGAGGATTGCCGGGTCTTGAAGGCGCCGAACGCCCGCTTCTGGTCGCCCGGCCGGAAACTCTAACCCTTCTGCTGCAGCAACTGGCGCTTGAAGTCGACACGGGGCCAGGGACGCTGTGCTGCCTGGAACTCCGCGGGACACATGCCGGTCTGCGAGACGTGACAAGGCCGAAGGACCTGCCGGATCTCTTTCCCTTTCCGGCGCCTGACGGACCGGAGCTTCGCCCGCGCCCGGCCTATTACTATCGCCAGTCCGCCGTGATCCCTTTCCGCCGGACCCCAGCCGGTACACAGATCCTGATTGTCGGGTCGTCGAGCGGACGTCACTGGACCGTGTCCAAGGGCATTGTTGAACCGGGCCTGAGCGCAGCTGCCTCCGCCCGGATCGAAGCACGCGAGGAAGCCGGGGTCGAAGGCACCATAGGGCGCAGCCCGCTCGGCAGCTTCACCTACGAAAAGTGGGGAGCCACCTGCGATGTCACCGTCTACCCTATGGCGGTGCGCAAGGTGCTGACCGGGTCTGGCTGGGAGGAAAACCACCGGACCCGGCAATGGGTCTCCGGGCCCGAGTCGATCAACCTCCTGAAACAGCCTGCCTTCGCCCTGCTGGCGGCGAAGATCTGA